GTAGCCGCCAGGTCCTGATGCCATTTGACCTTGGGAATTGGATTCAGATTGAGAAAAACACAATCAAAAGATGAATCATCAAACTGTTCTGTCAGATAAGACTCATCAGGAAGCATCAGGGTATTCAGCATTCCATCAAAACCAGAGTTCTTCAGATTATAGGAGCTGATCCTATTTTGAAGGGAGTCTCTCGACGCCAGAGTTATGGATTTAAGATTGTTGGACATCCTTGAGTGCAGCCAAACAGGCAGATGTCCCTGCCCGGGATTCCAGAAGAGGGAACGCCCCGTAAAAGATGTATGATGCAGAATCTCTCCCGAAACATGCAGCCAGAAGCTGATTTGGTCAAAATCGGGGAGATTGTAAACCGTTGAAATTTTGTATTTGTCATCACAAATCTTGAAGGAGCGGGTTTTCCGGATATACCGTGAAAAATCAAGATCCGCCTTGGCAGAAGAACTTCCAAAATGGAATACACTGTGCAATCTAGTCGCATCGGTATGTATCATTGGACTTCCGCACTCTTTTATGGCCTCAGAAACCAGGTCCTTGAGACTGTCAACAATGACTACAGCAACACGTCCTGTTTCATGAATACAGGCTGATGCCTTGATTATAAAATCCCTGATCACATGTTCCCCTGCTTTAGCCGGGATATTGCAGACAATCAGATCCAGTGACCGGGGTTTTATATCATCCAGAAGCAGGCCCGTATTCAATGCATCCTCATTCAGGCTGATCCCGTTGAGGGCGGCATTATGAGCTGTCATCGTGACGGCCAGGTCATCCCTGTCCTGAAAGATCATATTCAGGTCGGGATATTTCATTTTCAAACAAATTCCAAGTACACCCGTTCCACACCCCGTATCCAGAGCCATCGTATATGTCTCGAGGGGAGCATCCTTTGCCAATGACTTTAAAAGCAGACGCGATCCAGCATCTATATCAAAGCTGCTGAACAGCCCCATGGAAAGATCAAATTTGAGTTTGACACCATGGAACTGAAAATCAACCTGTTTATTCACTAGTTTCTGTATGCGAGGATCTGTCTTGTATTTCATAAATTAGTTGTTAATTCTTTCCTGATACTCTTTTGTTTCAACATTGACTCTGATTGTTTCGCCTTCCTTGATGAAAATAGGCACTTTCACGGTCAGACCAGTCTCTACTTTTACATATTTGGTAGCGCCTTGTACGGTGTCGCCTTTGACAGCATCTTCCGCTTCAGTGACCAGAAAGTCCATTTTGGGAGGAAGTTTAATGTCCAGAGATTCACTTCCCCAGCGAACAACCTTATAGCTTTCGCCTTCTTTCAGGAAGTACTGCATCTCTTCCATGGATGCCATGGGAATCTCGTACTGATCGAAGGTATCT
This portion of the Oceanispirochaeta sp. genome encodes:
- a CDS encoding methyltransferase → MKYKTDPRIQKLVNKQVDFQFHGVKLKFDLSMGLFSSFDIDAGSRLLLKSLAKDAPLETYTMALDTGCGTGVLGICLKMKYPDLNMIFQDRDDLAVTMTAHNAALNGISLNEDALNTGLLLDDIKPRSLDLIVCNIPAKAGEHVIRDFIIKASACIHETGRVAVVIVDSLKDLVSEAIKECGSPMIHTDATRLHSVFHFGSSSAKADLDFSRYIRKTRSFKICDDKYKISTVYNLPDFDQISFWLHVSGEILHHTSFTGRSLFWNPGQGHLPVWLHSRMSNNLKSITLASRDSLQNRISSYNLKNSGFDGMLNTLMLPDESYLTEQFDDSSFDCVFLNLNPIPKVKWHQDLAATARKLVKPGRFCFIMGRSSDMSLLEKHIKGFKTLEDDRFKGNRGVLLKKH
- the efp gene encoding elongation factor P; the protein is MGQIKAGAVAKGTFLLEKETPFIVVEREFVNPGKGSAFARLKLKNLRTGAVLKVTHKTQDALEEIDVEDVSSQYLYSDGESYHFMNADTFDQYEIPMASMEEMQYFLKEGESYKVVRWGSESLDIKLPPKMDFLVTEAEDAVKGDTVQGATKYVKVETGLTVKVPIFIKEGETIRVNVETKEYQERINN